GATGAAGGGTCATGATGAATCATCGAGTATTGGTCCCACTGTTCGTTTTCTATGGGGCCCACAGATTGATCTACGTGTTCGGTAATGTTTGGATGCGAGTCATTACAAACTCTAATGCGCCTCTCACGCACTCGATCGTAGTCAATTTGGAAGGTTTCAATCGACCCCGTTAATTGAGTTGACTTAGCTGGGATGCTGTGAGCCGCGAAGTATCATAGTCTTTCCTTTCGTTACGTTTTTTTTTATTCCCGTACGTGAGTGGAAACTTCGATATTTCTGCGGTTTTTTCGATTTAAGATTGGCAGCAATTTCAGCGAGTTGTCTGGGAGGGTGTTTTTGGTAATTGAGGGTGACTTGGAGTGTCCTATTTGTCCGTTGGTGATTGGTCCAAAGCAGCATGGGCCTACTTGGACGCAATGCAGGTGATGCGCAGTAATGCGGTGGACCACCACCTACGGGATTGTACTTCTTGCTCTTTTAAAGTTAATTCCTTTTTTATAACTTGAAACTCCAATTTTAAAATTGCTAATAACTTTATTTGCGGTCAATTTAAAAGGTGAAATTTGATTTGAATTCTCAAATTTATTgtcaaaattaaatatttttaaattttattaaaaagtatatttaattttaaaataattttaattttatttaatttattacaaTTAAATTTATTGATAAATTATTTGTGGATTTGATTGGCTCTGTAATTCAACACAACTTGATTTTATTCGAATTGAAAATAATTAGTTTAACGAATATGGTGTGATACTATTTAAttgaatcttttatttttattatttatacattattaagtcatttaatatatatttaaaattacatATACctcataaatatatttaatattaatctATAGTCAAATCTAATTCAATTTGTATCGAGTCAATTTCAATTTTAGCAATTTCAAAATTACCAGAGTTCCGAgtcaaattttgaattaaatatttttgaatggaATCAAATTTGAGTGTAGCAGACATTGTTtgtatttttttccaaaattttagcagcatcaattattcaaaattttggcTGTGTTTTTTTAAGCGAAATATTATCATTAACAGAGAATTTTAATCGGGTGTAACAGGTTCTACGCAACCGAAGTAGTTGCTGCTCTAGAATACCTCCATATGATGGGCATCATCTACCGCGATCTAAAGCCAGAAAACGTTCTCGTCAGATCCGACGGTCACATCATGCTCACCGACTTTGATCTCTCCCTAAAGTGCGATAGTTCAACATCAACGGCCCAGATGGTTTCTGATCAAAACCGCCCAACATCAGAGGGCGACTGCCGCCCGGAACCCCCACCATCTGCCGCCTCATCCTGCATCATTCCCAGCTGCATCGTCCCCGCCGTGACTTGCTTCCACAAGAAGCGTCGGCGGCGGAAGAAGCAGGGCGACCCCGGCGACCTCAACATAGTCGCGGAGCCGGTCGACGTCCGGTCGATGTCCTTCGTGGGGACGTACGAGTATCTGGCGCCGGAGATCGTCTCCGGCGAGGGCCATGGCAGCGCCGTCGACTGGTGGACCCTAGGGGTGTTCGTGTTCGAGATGTTTTACGGAGTGACGCCGTTTAAGGGCGTCGACAACGAGCTAACGCTGGCGAACATTTTGGCTCGAGCCCTAGAATTCCCGAAGGAGCCGCCGGTGCCGGCGGCGGCGAAGGATCTGATGTCGCAGCTGCTGGTGAAGGATCCGGCGCGGCGGCTGGGGTCGGTGATGGGTGCTGGCGCCGTGAAGCGCCATCCGTTCTTCAACGGGGTTAATTGGGCCCTACTAAGATGCGCGTCGCCGCCGTACGTTCCCCGGCCGACCGACTTTTCTCCTGTTGTGTGCGATAAGTTGCTGGAGAAGACGATTGAGTATTACTAGTGACCGAATTAGGTTCAattcttgatatatatatatatatatatatatatatatatatatataaaagtcaGTGTCTTGTGAGTGTAAAACTGTAAATGCATAAATTTTGGAGATGGTATAGTTCACATTCAAATATTTAGAAATTGTTTTCTTGAGGAGATTTTTGCGAAGATTTATATTAGGGGTTTTGAGGTTTTGAGTTTTTTAACGTCGGAAAGAAATAGGATGTTATGAACGttgttaataaaaaaatattttgaataatattttgcTTTGTCTTTTTAaagtatgtttattttttttaataaaatatttaaaagtatGAAATTTATCAGactaagagaaaataaaaattatactttcgaatatttatcatttttcaaATACTTAAACTAAGGACACTGTGCTCTCGAAAGTATCTGCAATATTGGacaaataactaatataaacaaatgcaattt
This region of Malania oleifera isolate guangnan ecotype guangnan chromosome 10, ASM2987363v1, whole genome shotgun sequence genomic DNA includes:
- the LOC131166934 gene encoding serine/threonine-protein kinase D6PKL1-like, with amino-acid sequence MDPPAPPPSTTSQSPPLEDLADDLRRLSLNSTTTTTTTTTSISWGSDTTWTATSVASGGAKPHAPSGDPRRNAVLRTQAQNGTIGLGDLRFVQRLGSGDIGTVFLAELRDAVGMGCLFAAKVMDKKELEGRNKEGRAGTEREILQMLDHPFLPILYAALDSSRWSCLLTEFCPGGDLHVLRQRQPDKRFDDATVRFYATEVVAALEYLHMMGIIYRDLKPENVLVRSDGHIMLTDFDLSLKCDSSTSTAQMVSDQNRPTSEGDCRPEPPPSAASSCIIPSCIVPAVTCFHKKRRRRKKQGDPGDLNIVAEPVDVRSMSFVGTYEYLAPEIVSGEGHGSAVDWWTLGVFVFEMFYGVTPFKGVDNELTLANILARALEFPKEPPVPAAAKDLMSQLLVKDPARRLGSVMGAGAVKRHPFFNGVNWALLRCASPPYVPRPTDFSPVVCDKLLEKTIEYY